CGCTGAGGCCGTTGGCCTTGGCGAACGCCACCACGTCATTCATTAGATTGCCGAACGCTTCGCCGACGTAATTCTTGGCGTAGTCCTTGGGACCGAACGCTGCCAGCAGGTCGTTGATCACGTCGCCGATGGAATCGAGAATCAGATTTTCCCGCGGGCCGCTGGTGCCGCGAAAGGCGATACCGATTTCGGTGAGATGGCCCTGGGCGTCGTACTTGCCGAGGATTTCCACCTGAGCGGTGGTGTAACCGGCCTTCTCACCGAAGAAGGTTCCGCGCGCGTCGGTCTTGCCGTCGTAGCCCAGTTGCGAGGCGGTGATCGGAGTCCAGCCAGCCTTTTTCACCGCGTCGAGGGCGAGTTTTTCCGAGTCGGGGTTCCACGGAATACCGGGAATCACCCCTTGCGAATCAGTACCGCCGAGCAGCGCGGTGACCAACGTGGCGGGCAGGCCGAGGCCGAAGCCGTTGTGCTGATAACCGGCGGCAAAGCCGTTATCGAGGTTGTGGTAGGAATACAGCGTGATCGCCATGGCATCGCTGAACAGCGCCTTGGAATCGGCTGTGCCGAAGTTCTTGTAGTCATACACACCCATTGCTATTGCCTCTCTTTTGTTGGAATTGTCAGAGATAGCTCACAGCCTGGGCGCCCCTCGCGGGCACGCCCCGGAGCATTTCAGTACTACTTGCATTGCTTTTAACTGTAGGAGTGAGCCTGCTCGCGATGAGACCGTGTCAGGCAACATGGATGGAGACTGACTGACCGCGATCGCGAGCAGGCTCACTCCTACAGGGTTTGTCTTAACAAGGAGCTAGGCGAACACGAACGCCGAGTCCGACAGGTTAGCCACTCCCACCCCGACCAGGGTCACGGCATATTCGCCAATCTTCAGCACGGTATCGGCCCCCGACTGCACAGCATGCTGCTTGTAGTCGTAGCCCTGCCCCGCGCCTTCGACGCCCATGAACACCAGTTTGTCGCTGCCCTGGTAACCATTGATCGCATCAAAACCGAACGCGCCGCTGAAGAGGAAGGTGTTGTTGCCACCCACTGCCGTCATCACGTCATTGCCGGCGCCGCCGACGAAGGTCACGTGGCCCTTGTCGCTGATCAGCTTGTCATCGCCACCCAGCCCGAACAGCCAGTCACCCTCGGCGCTGGCGTGCAGCGCATTGCCGTACGCATCGCCGTTGAGCGAATGGGTGTACTGGGTCAGTTCACTGCCATTGGTCAAACCCTTGGCCTTGACACCCCAGGTGATTTCCTTGCTGCCCCACCACGAACCCGACTCCTTGCTCACCAGCGCGCCGATGTCGCGGGTCATGCTGATGCCGCCGTAGGCGTCGCGCACGTACAGCGTGCCGTCACCGTCGTTGGCGAAGCTGAAGTTCTGCAGCGGTTTCTGCAGCTCGAAGGTGTTGTGGCCCTGACCACCGAGGAGGATGTTGAAACCACCGTCATCGCGGAAGCGGTCATCGCCGCCCAGGCCTTCGAGGAAGTCGTTACCCGCCCCGCCCTTGAGCCAGTCGTTGCTCTGCGTACCGATGATGAAGGTGCTGCCGGTGTGCAGCTCGCCGCTGCGCCCCAGATCCTCGACCCAGGTCTTGCCGCGGGACGATTCCTCAAGGTTGGAGACGATGAGGGTCGAGTCCTTGTGCGTCAGGTTGTAGAACTTCGAATCGATCACCCGGTTCAAGCCATCGGCATACCCGAGCGAGCTATGGGCCGACCAGTTCAGCGGATTGACGATGCTGAACGGCACCAGGTTCTGCGCGGTGGACGCATAGTTGTCGGTGAAGTTGACGATGTTGTCGGTGGTCGACTCATGCGCCCCGTCGTGCTTGCCCAGCGACCCGCTGCTGAACGTGGTGCCGTCCAACGCACGGAACACCGGATCGTTTTCGTAACCGATGTTCAGCACGTTATTGCCGGTGCTGCTCTGGGTCGGCGAAGCGAACGCGATGTAGTTGGCATCCTTGAAGAAACCGCCCCAGTTGCTGGCACTCAACTCGGCCACGCTGTTGACCCCGAGGCCACCGAGGCTGTGGCCGCTGAACAGCACGTCCTTGGCGGCGATGCCGTTGGCGATGGCAAACGCGGCAACGGACTTGAGCAGGTTGTCGAAGGCATTTTTCGCGTAGTTGCTCGCGTAATCCGATGGCCCGATGGCGGCCAGCAGGTTGTTCTTCATGTCGCCGAAGGTGTCGCTGTAACCCAGTCCGCCAGTGCCGCGAAAGGCCACGCCGATGCCGATCAGCTTGCCGCCGGCGTCGTACTTGCCGAGCACCTCGGCCTCGGCGCTGGTGAAGCCGTCCTTCTCGCCGAAGAACGTGCCTTGGGCGCCGACCTTGCCCTGATAACCCAGCGCCGTCGCGCTGAGCGGTTTCCAGGCGGTGGCCGGCAACGGCTGGCCGGTTGGCGTGTAGGCATACAGCGTCAGTGCGATGGCATCGCTGTACAACGCTTTGCCGTCGGCATTTTTATAATCGAACAATCCCATGTTGTGCTCTCTCTTCCTTCAAAACCGGCAGCCCCCAAGGGACTGCCGGCACGCTTTTAGAACTGCCAGTCGAGGGTCAGACCCACACCGTGGTCTTTCTCGTTGTTACCGATCAGTCCGTTGTAGTCCAGGTTGACCCGGACATCGCGATTGAGCGCCAGCCCGGCGCGTACGCCGACCACCGCCGCGTCACGATCCATCGACACACTCTGCACAGTGAAGGCGCTGTTGCCATTGGCGAAGGCCAGGTGGCTGTCAGCATCGACACTGCTCAGGTTGTGCTGCCAGCCGAGGGTCGCGCCCAGTTCCAGCTGATGTTTGTCCGACAGCGCGAAGCTGCGTTTGGCGCGTACGCCAAGGGTCGACAGCACCACGTCGCGGTTGTCTTCGCCGCTCTTGAGCGCCGCAGCATCACCCTTCTCGGTGAAGCTGTCGGTGTTCAAGTGCACGTACGACAGGTTGGCGAACGGCTCCAGATTCAACGGTTGCAGGCGCAGATCGTAAGCCGCTTCGGTGAACACCTGAGTGGTCGCCGCATCGTGCTTGGTTTTCTCTTTGCCATTGACGCCCGCGAACTGCAGATCACGCTTCACGTCCACGCGATGCCAGCTGTAAGCCGCACCGGCGGTCAGACGCAACGCATCGATCTGATGCCCCAGGTACGCACCCAGGTGGTAGCTGTCGACCGAGGCCGACGAATGCGTGTCGCTGCCCATGTTCAACGAGCTGTCGCTATAACCGGTAACGAAACCCAGACGCGTATCTTCAGCAATCAAACCGTCGACACCGGCCAGCAGCCCGCCAATGGAGCTGTTGGAGTCGGCGTTTTCGTGGCCGCCATCGCTCTTGCCCCACGAACCCAGTACCTTGACCCAGGCGTTGCTGCGGTCGTCGGTCGGTGCGTCGGCATTGAACAGATCGCGCTCACGCAGACGCTCGCCCACCGCTTCACGCAGGTAGCGGCTGTCGTTGATCAGCAGGGTGCCGATGGCCGGGTGAATTTCGCCGGACAGTTGCTGGAATGCCTGTTGCGCCGACGCCGCGTTCGGCGACAGCAACAGGGTTTCGAACAGCGCATTGCCCGCGCCCAGACCCTCGGCAGCCGCGCCAACCGCACGCTGGTTTGGGGTCAGGCCGACACTGGCGAACGACGCGCCGTTGCGCCCGACGTCCAGTTGCACGCCGTTTGTCGAGTACGCCAGGGTGCCGCCGAGGAACGCGTAGTTCGGCAGCACTTGCCCGAACTGGCCTTGGATGCCACCGGCCGCTTGCAGGATGTTGAACTGCGAACCGAGCAGGCTCTGCACTTCAGTCGTCGTCAGCAAGGTCGGGCTGTTTTCCAGCGACAGACTGACCGTGGCGCCATCGATCACCGCTTTGCCACCGGCAACGATCTTGTCGCTGCTGGTCGGCGATACTTCTACCGCGTAGGTCGAACCGCGCTCGAAGGTCACGTCACCGGCGACGTTCAGCGTGCCGATCGAGTTGCCCGGGGCGACGGTACCGCCGCTTTTCGCGGTCAGTGCACCGATGCGGCCGTTACCGCCGAGGATGCCGCTGTCGTTGACCGTGACCGCCGAAGCCAGCGAGCCATTGATCGCCAGACGCCCCTGATTGACCAGAGTCGGGCCGCTGTAGGTGTTGTTGCCGGTCAGCACCAGCGTGCCGATGCCCTGCTTGGTCAGGCCGCCGTGACCGGAAATGTCGTTGCGCCAGGTGTCGAGGCCGCAAGTGATGTCGGTGCACAGGCGCTCGGTCGGTTTGCCCTTGTCGATGATCGCGCCGATGCCCGGCAAGTCCGCGACAAACTGCCCGGAACCGTAGGCCCCCTGAATGCGGAACTCTTCCGGGATGTCCTGCTCGGTGACGAACATCGCCGGGCCGTCGATGCCTTTGCGCAGGTTGATCATGCCCCAGCCGTACAAGGCGTCGATGCCCGGTGCGCCGAGGTCGGTGGCGGTGGTACGCAGCACCGTGGCGACCTGATCGCCCGTCATGTACGGGAAGCGCTCCATCAACACCGCCATCGAGCCCGCCACATGCGGTGCGGCCATCGAGGTGCCGTTGTAGTTCTTGTAGCCGGTGGTCAGGTTGTCGGCGTTGGTGCCGCTGATGATCGAGCTGTAGATCTGCGTGCCCGGCGCCGAGACGCAGAAGCTCGCGGTGTAGCCGCAGCGCGAGGAAAACGTACTCATGATGTACGGATTGGCGCTGGCCAGATCCGGGTTCTTCTGCAACGCGGCGACGGTGATCCAGTTCGGCGCGATGTCCGGCACGAAGTAGCCGAGGCCGGCGATGGCGTCCGGGTTGTTCAGGTTGTAATCGTTACCGGCGGCGAAGATCGTCACGATGCCGCTGCGGGCGGCGGCGATGGCGCCGTCGTAGGCGCCGCCGGGCTTGGTGCCGAGCAGCGTGCGGATTTCGTTGAACTGCAATTGCGCGTCGTTGACGGTGAAGTGCGGATACGCCGGGTCGCGGCCGCCGAGGTCGAAACGGTCAGTGATGCCAATGCCCCAGCTGTTGTTGATGATCCGCGCGCCACTGGCGATCAGCGCATCCCAACCGGCCTTGTACACCGCGCCGTCGTTGCCACGGACGATGCCGTCTTCCGGGCCCGGGTCACCGTTATCCGCGCTGATGATCTGCGCACCGAACGCCACGCCGTGCATCGGCCCGCCGTCACGGCTGCCGGCAGCGATGCCACCGACGTGGGTGCCGTGGGCACCGAGCTTGCCGTCGGAACCGACCGAAGGCGAACCGTCATAGCGGAACGCGTCCCCGGCTTTGACCGGGATGTACGGGTCGGTGTATTCGCGGATCCCGCTGGTGACCAGGGTGATGACTTTATTGGCACCGGAGAACTCCGGGTGCGCGGCGTACACCGGCTGGTCAAAGATCCCCAGTTTCACACCTTTGCCGGTGTAACCGGCGGCGTAGGCGTAATCCGCGCCGATGGCGCCCAGGCCCCAGTCAGCCTTGAATTCGGCGCTGCGCCAACTGGCGGGATCGCCGCTGCGGCCGCTTTCCACGTAAGGCGCCGCGTGCGCGGTGCCCCAGGTGGTCAGTGCGCAGAGCATGGCGCAATTGAGGGTTTTCATGGCGAAGCGACCGCCCGTTTGCGCGGGGGTTTTGTTGTTATTCATCCAGCGACCTTCCTTAGTGTTGTTGCGAAAAATCCGTGTACCAGGCCCACACCTGGGCATGGGAAATAACGCTTGTGGTGAGGGGATTTATCCCCGATGGGTCGCGAAGCGACCCCGAGCAGTTTCCAGTAACCGAGTTGTCCGGGTGAGCGACTGCTGCGCAGTCGATCGGGGATAAATCCCCTCGCCACAAGTGTGCGTTCACCTGACCTGCGGGGTTTGTTTCAGAACTGCCAATTCAGGCTCAACCCAACCCCATGACTCTTCTCGCGGTTAGCCAGTTGTCCGTTGTAATCGAGGTTGACCCGCACGTCCTTGCTCAACGCCAGGCTGGCTTGCACGCCGACCAGCGCCGCGTCACGCACCAATGCCGAACTCTCGACCGCGTACGGTGTGCTACCGCTGGCAAAGCGCAGATGCTGTTCGGCGTCGATGTCGCTGAGGCTGTGCTGCCAGCCGAGGTGGCCGCTGACGTCCAGTGCCTGTTGCGCCGACAAATTGAAGCGCTTAACCGCACGCACACCGAGGGTGCTGAGGACCGCATCACGCTGGTCGCCGGAGCTTTTCAGCGCCGCCGCGTCGCCCTTTTCCGTGAAGCCTTCGGTATCCAGATGCACGTAAGCGAGGTTGGCGAACGGCTCCAGTGCCAGCGGCTGCAGGTTCAGCCGGTAAGCCGCTTCACCGAAAACCTGCGTGGTCGCCGCATCGACCTTGGCTTTCTGTTTGGCGCTGACGTCACCGTATTGCAGATCGCGCTTCACATCGGCGCGATGCCAGCTGTAGGCCGCGCCAGTGCTCAGGCGCCAGGCGCCGATGTCATGACCGGCGTAAGCGCCGAGGTGATAGCTGTCGACCTTGGCCGACGAATGCGTGTCCGAGCCCATGTTCAGCGAGCTGTCGCTGTAACCGGTGACCAGACCGATGCGCGTCTGCTCGTCCAGCGCGCCGTCAACACCGGCGAGCAAACCGCCGATTGAGGTGCTGTAGCGCGAGGTGTCGTTACCTGAGTTGGTCGAACCCCAGGCGCCGAGGGCCTTGATCCAGCCATTGCTTTGCGTGGCGTTGGCATCGTGCAGACGTTCGCCGACCGCGTCGCGCAACTGGCGGCTGTCATTGATCAGCATCGAGCCGAGCGCCGGGTAGATTTCGCCGCTCAATTGCTGGAAGGCTTGCTGCGCCGAGGCGGCAGACGCCGACAGCAGCAGGCTTTCGTACACCGAATTGCCGGCGCCGAGGCCTTCGACGGCGGCCGCCACCGCACGCTGATTCGGGGTCTGCCCGACGCTGGCGAACGAGGTGGCGTTGCGCTGAATGTCGAGCTGAATGGCGTTGGCCGTGTAGTCGAGGTTGCCGCCG
The Pseudomonas fluorescens genome window above contains:
- a CDS encoding polyurethane esterase, with the translated sequence MGLFDYKNADGKALYSDAIALTLYAYTPTGQPLPATAWKPLSATALGYQGKVGAQGTFFGEKDGFTSAEAEVLGKYDAGGKLIGIGVAFRGTGGLGYSDTFGDMKNNLLAAIGPSDYASNYAKNAFDNLLKSVAAFAIANGIAAKDVLFSGHSLGGLGVNSVAELSASNWGGFFKDANYIAFASPTQSSTGNNVLNIGYENDPVFRALDGTTFSSGSLGKHDGAHESTTDNIVNFTDNYASTAQNLVPFSIVNPLNWSAHSSLGYADGLNRVIDSKFYNLTHKDSTLIVSNLEESSRGKTWVEDLGRSGELHTGSTFIIGTQSNDWLKGGAGNDFLEGLGGDDRFRDDGGFNILLGGQGHNTFELQKPLQNFSFANDGDGTLYVRDAYGGISMTRDIGALVSKESGSWWGSKEITWGVKAKGLTNGSELTQYTHSLNGDAYGNALHASAEGDWLFGLGGDDKLISDKGHVTFVGGAGNDVMTAVGGNNTFLFSGAFGFDAINGYQGSDKLVFMGVEGAGQGYDYKQHAVQSGADTVLKIGEYAVTLVGVGVANLSDSAFVFA
- a CDS encoding autotransporter serine protease; protein product: MNNNKTPAQTGGRFAMKTLNCAMLCALTTWGTAHAAPYVESGRSGDPASWRSAEFKADWGLGAIGADYAYAAGYTGKGVKLGIFDQPVYAAHPEFSGANKVITLVTSGIREYTDPYIPVKAGDAFRYDGSPSVGSDGKLGAHGTHVGGIAAGSRDGGPMHGVAFGAQIISADNGDPGPEDGIVRGNDGAVYKAGWDALIASGARIINNSWGIGITDRFDLGGRDPAYPHFTVNDAQLQFNEIRTLLGTKPGGAYDGAIAAARSGIVTIFAAGNDYNLNNPDAIAGLGYFVPDIAPNWITVAALQKNPDLASANPYIMSTFSSRCGYTASFCVSAPGTQIYSSIISGTNADNLTTGYKNYNGTSMAAPHVAGSMAVLMERFPYMTGDQVATVLRTTATDLGAPGIDALYGWGMINLRKGIDGPAMFVTEQDIPEEFRIQGAYGSGQFVADLPGIGAIIDKGKPTERLCTDITCGLDTWRNDISGHGGLTKQGIGTLVLTGNNTYSGPTLVNQGRLAINGSLASAVTVNDSGILGGNGRIGALTAKSGGTVAPGNSIGTLNVAGDVTFERGSTYAVEVSPTSSDKIVAGGKAVIDGATVSLSLENSPTLLTTTEVQSLLGSQFNILQAAGGIQGQFGQVLPNYAFLGGTLAYSTNGVQLDVGRNGASFASVGLTPNQRAVGAAAEGLGAGNALFETLLLSPNAASAQQAFQQLSGEIHPAIGTLLINDSRYLREAVGERLRERDLFNADAPTDDRSNAWVKVLGSWGKSDGGHENADSNSSIGGLLAGVDGLIAEDTRLGFVTGYSDSSLNMGSDTHSSASVDSYHLGAYLGHQIDALRLTAGAAYSWHRVDVKRDLQFAGVNGKEKTKHDAATTQVFTEAAYDLRLQPLNLEPFANLSYVHLNTDSFTEKGDAAALKSGEDNRDVVLSTLGVRAKRSFALSDKHQLELGATLGWQHNLSSVDADSHLAFANGNSAFTVQSVSMDRDAAVVGVRAGLALNRDVRVNLDYNGLIGNNEKDHGVGLTLDWQF